In Desulfomonile tiedjei DSM 6799, a genomic segment contains:
- the dnaA gene encoding chromosomal replication initiator protein DnaA: protein MSAIWARCKELLRTRVNDHTVNTWFEPIICEEISDNRLVLSVPNSFFVAWIKERYSKVLSECLAEAAGKEYEFDFQSRDEVLDNAIVVPDEFADSIKCEDISVTAELALQRNLNPRYSFESFVVGGCNQFAHAAAMSVSENLGKSYNPLFIYGGVGLGKTHLMSAIGYAVLKKDKSKKISFSTSEEFTNELINAIRFDRMLDFRGKYRNVDLLLIDDIQFIAGKERTQEEFFHTFNSIYEAGKQIVITSDRFPREIPELEHRLKSRFSWGLVADMGVPDLETKVAILRRKASEDKMEIPDEVSYFLAEQVESNVRELVGYLVRVVAMSTLQGLPLTKSLAQTALKEILHRPRKNISVDDIISVVSKAYNVKPADIKSKKRHKLYAQPRQVGMYLARELTELSYPEIGASFGGKDHSTVIHATRKIEKKMEQDSSLKNFIDGLKKDIRL from the coding sequence ATGAGCGCTATTTGGGCACGATGTAAAGAACTGCTTCGGACCAGGGTAAACGATCACACCGTGAATACCTGGTTCGAACCCATCATCTGCGAAGAAATATCGGACAATCGTTTGGTCCTGTCTGTTCCCAACAGTTTTTTTGTGGCCTGGATAAAAGAACGATATTCCAAAGTGTTATCAGAGTGTCTCGCTGAAGCAGCCGGAAAGGAATACGAGTTCGATTTTCAAAGCCGAGATGAAGTGTTGGACAACGCTATTGTCGTTCCCGATGAATTTGCTGATTCTATAAAGTGTGAAGACATAAGCGTTACTGCGGAATTGGCTCTGCAACGTAATCTGAATCCGCGATACAGCTTTGAGAGTTTCGTAGTGGGAGGGTGCAACCAGTTCGCACATGCCGCGGCAATGTCGGTCTCTGAGAACCTGGGAAAAAGCTATAACCCGCTTTTTATTTACGGCGGTGTCGGATTGGGCAAGACTCATCTCATGAGCGCCATTGGGTACGCTGTCCTTAAAAAGGACAAATCGAAAAAGATCTCGTTCAGTACGTCGGAAGAATTCACGAACGAATTGATCAATGCGATCCGTTTCGATCGAATGTTGGATTTTAGAGGCAAGTACCGGAATGTTGACTTGCTGCTCATTGACGACATTCAATTTATAGCGGGAAAAGAGAGGACTCAGGAAGAGTTTTTTCATACATTTAATAGTATTTATGAAGCCGGAAAGCAAATTGTTATCACATCTGATCGATTTCCCAGGGAAATCCCTGAACTTGAACATCGTCTCAAATCCCGTTTCAGTTGGGGACTCGTTGCAGATATGGGAGTCCCGGATTTGGAAACAAAAGTAGCAATTCTGAGACGAAAAGCTTCAGAAGACAAAATGGAGATTCCTGACGAAGTCTCCTATTTTCTTGCGGAACAAGTAGAATCGAATGTCCGTGAATTGGTCGGATATCTTGTGCGAGTCGTAGCCATGAGTACGCTTCAGGGGCTTCCTCTGACGAAGAGCCTTGCACAAACCGCTCTGAAGGAAATACTTCACCGACCGAGAAAGAACATTTCCGTTGATGATATAATCTCTGTCGTTTCAAAAGCTTATAATGTGAAACCTGCTGATATAAAATCAAAGAAGAGACATAAGTTGTACGCACAGCCAAGACAGGTGGGTATGTACCTGGCTCGAGAACTCACTGAGCTTTCGTATCCGGAAATTGGGGCATCTTTCGGCGGGAAAGATCATTCAACTGTCATTCATGCTACCAGAAAGATTGAAAAAAAGATGGAACAGGACAGCTCTCTCAAGAATTTCATCGATGGTTTGAAAAAGGATATTCGTCTGTGA
- the dnaN gene encoding DNA polymerase III subunit beta: MLFEIARDMFFEGLSKTVPITEKRSTLPILSHILLNASNSSLLITATDLEVGLQMMYTCSISKEGMITVPAKKIFEIVRELPSGDLTVELQENGRIKISSGRSVFELAGMDASEYPVWQAAEEVETATIPSADLIYLIDKTLFASSNDDSRFNLNGVLFERNEGKTRLVATDGHRLALADGEVLLPIESKVLIPKKSLMELKRLLESVKEDVSIGFEPKNMVLKTDKFFMTLRLIEGDYPDYRKVLPPPGEKKITVPKTSFLHSLRRVAVLAAERNKGIVLDVQPGRIELSATHPDLGTASDVVETEYSGDPITVVVNVAYLIEALGAIDSEQVSLNFLQEGAPIVISPEPVASYFNLVMPMRK; this comes from the coding sequence ATGTTGTTTGAAATCGCTCGGGACATGTTTTTTGAAGGTTTATCCAAGACAGTTCCCATTACGGAAAAAAGATCCACTCTGCCCATCTTGTCTCACATTCTTCTGAATGCCAGTAATTCCAGTCTGTTGATTACAGCCACAGACCTGGAAGTCGGGCTTCAAATGATGTATACTTGTTCTATAAGCAAGGAAGGGATGATCACGGTCCCTGCCAAAAAAATCTTCGAAATTGTAAGGGAACTACCTTCCGGCGATCTCACCGTCGAACTTCAAGAGAATGGAAGGATAAAGATCAGTTCGGGAAGGAGTGTATTTGAGCTTGCCGGGATGGATGCATCGGAATATCCGGTTTGGCAGGCTGCGGAGGAAGTCGAAACTGCAACGATTCCAAGTGCTGACTTGATTTACTTGATCGACAAGACGTTATTCGCTTCTTCAAACGACGATTCCCGCTTCAACCTGAATGGAGTGCTCTTTGAACGAAATGAGGGAAAGACCAGATTGGTTGCAACGGATGGTCACAGGCTTGCACTGGCAGATGGTGAAGTTTTACTGCCTATCGAATCCAAGGTCTTGATCCCGAAGAAGAGCTTGATGGAGCTAAAACGATTGCTGGAAAGCGTGAAAGAAGATGTGAGCATTGGATTCGAACCGAAGAATATGGTGCTAAAAACGGACAAGTTTTTCATGACGCTTCGGCTCATCGAAGGAGATTATCCGGATTACCGGAAAGTGTTGCCTCCTCCCGGTGAAAAGAAGATAACAGTGCCGAAAACGAGTTTTCTCCATTCTTTGAGGAGAGTAGCCGTATTGGCTGCCGAACGGAATAAGGGCATAGTCTTGGACGTTCAACCAGGGAGAATCGAGCTCAGTGCAACGCATCCGGATCTCGGCACGGCCAGCGATGTAGTGGAAACAGAATATTCCGGAGATCCCATCACCGTGGTCGTGAATGTCGCGTATCTTATAGAGGCTCTGGGAGCCATCGATTCCGAGCAGGTTTCTCTCAATTTTCTCCAGGAAGGTGCGCCCATAGTAATCAGTCCGGAACCCGTTGCATCCTATTTTAACCTCGTCATGCCCATGCGGAAATGA